A portion of the Acidisarcina polymorpha genome contains these proteins:
- the secD gene encoding protein translocase subunit SecD, with translation MRKNLNTKIIVILAALAICVFGITGIPHGVTPAALKNALVSRINLGLDLRGGTHLVLQVHVEEAVGATADSDAARIQTELQQAGITVGSVVRDPQRTDAIQIQGAPADRVGDIRTTLNNRYSSQYDITSSSGTSWTLTMKPTAVRDLEQRTLEQAIETIRTRIDSLGVSEPVIQEYNLGSNQILVELPGVDDLARVHDIIQSTARLEIHEVQGGPWPDEAAALQALGGNLPYDSVLLHEPAGTASPNSPDQVYQVKKAPEVAGTDIRDAQTGRNPNTNEPQVVFYLTHAAGDHFADFTGANKGKSLGIVLDNKLREVATIRDQIRDTGTISGGAMGEQQAKDLSMLLRTGALPASISYLQESTIGPSLGADSIREGVMASVVGMLVVMVFMLVYYRGAGINADLALFLNLVILLGFMGYSGSTLTLPGIAGVILTIGMGVDSNVLIFERIREELHAGKSPAAAVDQGFAHAWTTIIDTHVTTIVSAAILFIFGTGPVRGFAVTLTIGLLANLFTAVFVSRVIFDSNLNRKQRGEALSI, from the coding sequence ATGCGAAAAAACCTCAACACGAAAATCATTGTCATTCTGGCCGCTTTAGCTATTTGCGTCTTTGGCATCACCGGCATCCCGCATGGCGTGACACCGGCGGCGCTCAAAAATGCATTGGTTAGCCGGATCAATCTGGGCCTCGATCTTCGCGGCGGGACCCATCTGGTGTTGCAGGTCCACGTCGAAGAGGCGGTCGGCGCCACCGCCGATTCAGACGCGGCTCGCATCCAGACCGAGCTTCAGCAGGCTGGTATCACCGTAGGGTCGGTGGTTCGAGACCCGCAGCGCACCGACGCCATTCAGATTCAGGGTGCCCCGGCCGACCGGGTGGGCGACATCCGGACGACGTTGAACAATCGATACAGCTCCCAATACGACATCACCTCGAGTAGCGGAACCTCCTGGACCTTGACCATGAAGCCGACTGCGGTGAGGGACCTCGAACAGCGCACGTTGGAGCAGGCAATCGAAACCATCCGCACCCGTATCGATTCGTTGGGTGTCAGCGAACCGGTCATTCAGGAGTACAACCTCGGCAGCAACCAGATCCTCGTTGAGCTCCCCGGCGTGGATGACCTGGCGCGGGTGCATGACATTATTCAGTCAACTGCCCGGCTTGAAATACATGAAGTCCAAGGCGGACCATGGCCCGACGAGGCCGCCGCACTCCAGGCGCTTGGCGGCAATCTTCCTTACGACTCGGTGCTGCTCCATGAGCCCGCCGGGACCGCGAGTCCGAATAGTCCTGACCAGGTCTACCAGGTCAAGAAAGCGCCGGAGGTTGCAGGCACGGATATTCGCGATGCCCAGACCGGCCGCAATCCGAACACCAATGAGCCGCAGGTTGTCTTTTACTTGACCCATGCTGCCGGCGACCACTTCGCGGACTTTACCGGCGCGAATAAAGGCAAGAGTCTCGGCATCGTGCTCGATAACAAGCTCCGCGAAGTCGCAACCATTCGCGATCAGATTCGCGATACCGGCACAATCTCCGGCGGGGCGATGGGCGAGCAGCAGGCCAAAGATCTCTCCATGCTGCTGCGCACTGGCGCGCTGCCGGCCTCGATCAGTTATCTGCAGGAAAGCACCATCGGTCCCTCGCTGGGCGCTGATTCAATCCGCGAAGGCGTCATGGCTTCAGTTGTCGGCATGCTGGTCGTCATGGTCTTCATGCTCGTCTACTACCGCGGCGCCGGCATCAATGCCGACCTTGCTCTCTTTTTGAACCTCGTCATTCTGCTGGGCTTCATGGGCTACTCGGGATCGACGCTGACGCTTCCGGGCATTGCTGGAGTCATCCTGACGATCGGTATGGGCGTTGATTCGAACGTGCTGATCTTCGAGCGCATCCGGGAGGAGTTGCACGCTGGCAAGTCTCCTGCAGCGGCCGTCGACCAGGGCTTTGCTCATGCCTGGACGACGATCATCGATACTCACGTGACCACGATCGTTTCGGCTGCCATCCTGTTCATCTTTGGTACCGGCCCGGTGCGCGGTTTCGCTGTGACACTGACCATCGGTCTGCTCGCTAACTTGTTCACCGCGGTATTTGTCTCCCGGGTGATCTTCGACTCTAACCTCAACCGCAAGCAGCGCGGAGAGGCGCTTTCCATATGA
- a CDS encoding acetyl-CoA carboxylase biotin carboxylase subunit, producing MANIGKVLVANRGEIALRIIRACRELDIRTVALYSDADRAAPHVLAAHEAYRLGPAPAIDSYLRGDLILDIARRSSADAIHPGYGFLSENADFAESCEAAGVKFIGPGAAAMRALGSKTLARQAADAIGIPRVPGSTTGLRSQEEALKVALQIGYPVMLKAAAGGGGKGMRAVRNADEMESAYAGASSEAERAFGSAEVYLEKLIDRPRHIEIQILADQQGNCIHLGERDCSIQRRHQKVIEEAPSAIMDDQTRQSMGKAAVRLAQSAGYCNAGTVEFLLERQANGRPGNFYFLEMNTRLQVEHPVTELVTGLDLVHLQIAIAEGKPLPLSQQEVEHRGHAIECRIYAEDHENGFMPSPGTITRLLQPSGPGIREDSGIYEGWSVPLDYDPMLSKLIAYAPTRAMAIARMLRALEEYAIGGIRTNLGLFARILREPDFQAGEIDTGYLDRLLSQEPPEIVRSPISLPDKVPAFPNLDVATLAAGFFSSRSRADRQDGESHPANNSSQWKQTARREGLRS from the coding sequence GTGGCAAACATTGGCAAAGTTCTGGTAGCAAACCGCGGCGAGATTGCCTTGCGGATCATTCGCGCCTGTAGGGAATTAGATATTCGGACGGTTGCGCTCTACTCGGACGCGGATCGCGCCGCACCTCATGTTCTAGCTGCTCATGAAGCCTACCGGCTCGGCCCGGCGCCTGCGATCGACTCCTACCTGCGGGGAGACTTGATCCTCGACATAGCTCGCCGAAGCTCCGCTGATGCCATTCATCCCGGCTATGGTTTCCTTTCAGAAAATGCTGATTTTGCAGAGTCATGCGAAGCGGCGGGTGTCAAGTTCATCGGGCCGGGCGCCGCAGCGATGCGCGCTCTCGGATCGAAGACCCTAGCTCGCCAGGCGGCGGATGCTATTGGGATTCCTCGCGTCCCCGGCTCGACGACCGGCTTAAGGAGCCAGGAAGAAGCCCTGAAGGTCGCCCTCCAGATCGGCTATCCGGTCATGCTCAAGGCCGCGGCCGGCGGCGGGGGAAAGGGGATGCGGGCTGTCCGCAATGCTGACGAAATGGAGAGCGCCTACGCAGGAGCGAGCAGTGAGGCGGAGCGCGCCTTCGGGTCTGCAGAGGTATATCTGGAAAAGCTCATTGACCGGCCCCGGCACATAGAGATCCAGATTCTTGCCGACCAACAGGGAAACTGCATTCATTTGGGAGAGCGCGACTGTTCCATCCAGCGCCGCCACCAAAAAGTCATAGAAGAGGCGCCCTCCGCGATCATGGACGACCAAACCCGGCAAAGCATGGGAAAAGCAGCCGTCCGCCTCGCACAGTCTGCTGGCTATTGCAATGCGGGGACCGTCGAGTTTCTTCTCGAACGCCAGGCCAACGGCCGCCCTGGTAACTTCTATTTTCTCGAGATGAATACCCGCCTTCAGGTTGAACATCCGGTCACCGAACTTGTGACCGGCCTCGACCTTGTTCACCTGCAGATTGCCATTGCCGAAGGGAAGCCGCTGCCCCTCTCTCAGCAGGAGGTTGAGCACCGCGGCCATGCCATCGAATGTCGAATCTATGCCGAGGACCACGAAAATGGCTTTATGCCATCGCCCGGCACGATCACTCGTCTTCTTCAGCCATCCGGCCCTGGCATTCGCGAGGATTCGGGCATCTACGAGGGCTGGAGTGTGCCCCTGGACTATGATCCCATGCTCTCGAAGCTCATTGCCTATGCCCCGACCCGGGCGATGGCAATCGCCCGCATGCTGCGCGCTCTAGAGGAGTATGCGATTGGCGGAATTCGCACGAATCTCGGCCTCTTTGCCCGGATCCTCAGAGAACCCGACTTCCAGGCCGGGGAGATCGATACCGGCTACCTGGATCGGCTTCTTTCTCAAGAGCCTCCTGAAATCGTGAGATCACCTATTTCGCTGCCAGACAAAGTGCCCGCTTTCCCGAATTTGGACGTGGCGACGCTAGCGGCAGGCTTCTTCTCCTCAAGAAGCAGAGCAGATCGGCAGGATGGGGAAAGTCACCCAGCAAATAACTCGTCTCAGTGGAAACAAACCGCACGCCGCGAGGGATTGAGATCATGA
- the secF gene encoding protein translocase subunit SecF produces MELFRGVNIDWLGKKWYFLAFSLIFSVAGVFSLLFWHHLPLDVDFHGGTLVRVKFDHQPDADRIRQAVDRAGIHDARITTYGPAQNNEVIIALAQRDTHETSLDAGRAAIVNALKANYPQNNPEVRSVEIVGPQVGSALRNQALLATGYSLAGMLVYLWFRFELIYGVAAVVAVFHDTLITVGFFSLFNMEISLTVIAAILTLIGYSMNDTIVVFDRIRENLAVSRRESLADVVNRSINQTLSRTVLTSGLTFLTVLSLFFLGGEVLHPFSFALVVGILIGTYSSIAVAAPMLVAYQQWRTSKGKGRVAALPAAKRSRA; encoded by the coding sequence GTGGAACTGTTTCGTGGCGTTAATATCGACTGGCTGGGGAAGAAGTGGTACTTCCTCGCCTTTTCGCTGATCTTTAGCGTGGCAGGCGTCTTCAGCCTGCTCTTCTGGCATCATCTTCCCCTCGACGTGGACTTCCATGGCGGCACTCTGGTGCGGGTGAAGTTCGATCACCAGCCGGATGCCGACCGCATTCGCCAGGCGGTTGACCGCGCCGGCATTCACGATGCGCGCATCACTACCTATGGCCCCGCTCAGAACAACGAAGTCATCATCGCTCTGGCCCAGCGAGATACTCACGAGACCTCACTCGATGCAGGCCGTGCCGCGATCGTGAACGCGCTCAAGGCAAACTACCCTCAGAACAACCCTGAAGTGCGCAGCGTTGAAATCGTCGGCCCGCAGGTGGGTTCTGCGCTTCGTAACCAGGCGTTGTTGGCTACGGGCTATTCGCTTGCTGGCATGCTGGTCTACCTGTGGTTCCGTTTCGAGCTGATCTATGGCGTCGCCGCGGTTGTCGCGGTCTTCCATGACACGCTGATCACGGTAGGCTTCTTCAGTCTCTTCAATATGGAGATTTCGCTCACGGTCATTGCCGCGATCCTGACCCTTATCGGCTACTCGATGAACGATACGATCGTCGTCTTTGACCGCATCCGAGAAAACCTCGCGGTCTCGCGCCGGGAAAGCCTGGCTGACGTTGTGAACCGGAGCATCAACCAGACTTTGAGCCGGACGGTCTTGACCTCCGGCCTCACTTTCCTCACCGTCCTCTCGCTGTTCTTCCTCGGTGGCGAGGTCCTGCATCCATTCTCCTTTGCATTGGTGGTTGGCATTCTTATTGGCACCTACTCGTCGATTGCAGTAGCCGCCCCCATGCTGGTCGCCTACCAACAATGGCGAACCTCTAAGGGGAAGGGCCGGGTAGCTGCTCTTCCTGCAGCAAAAAGAAGCAGGGCCTGA
- a CDS encoding sensor histidine kinase, which yields MAIASMLLNSLVLGEENYKTHEKFCSYSLTGECNRRGDQHIPLLGGAESAMKAERKIRVLLLANEFSSAQIALDEGHAITGMEILPVGSREEFLSQMAQRAPEAVVVESGGIPGLPLREVLELVSETRPRVAVIALGEDGEDGRDVLRYFEEGITDYLPLPQVGRLSQVIHRLRHEQDLEHSQQELREEVRQAQEALLENQKLMSIGRLAASISHEINNPLESITNLLFLLRAEPNLSERAENYVELAEKEMDRVAQISKQTLNFYRETRTPVRIRPSDLLEEVLVLYSRRIQERRMQVIREYMTDETLLVYPGEMRQVLSNLVANAIEATPAGGKITLRTRRARKWSDEGIDGLRIVVADNGSGIAAETRQHLGQLFYTTKGQRGTGLGLWVTRAIVQRYGGEIQLYSSTRPDHHGTVFSIFMPTNMRPQRVLRDGESPRGEEGLRFEKNRLAARDLSTSAIHETGPEKALACSFRARSVPGVAS from the coding sequence ATGGCTATTGCTTCCATGTTGCTGAATTCGCTGGTCCTAGGTGAGGAAAACTACAAAACACATGAGAAGTTTTGTTCATACAGCTTGACCGGCGAATGCAACAGGCGTGGGGATCAGCACATCCCATTGTTGGGTGGTGCTGAATCTGCAATGAAGGCCGAGCGCAAAATCCGGGTACTCTTGCTGGCTAATGAGTTTAGTTCTGCCCAGATTGCCTTGGACGAGGGCCACGCTATCACTGGCATGGAGATTCTGCCGGTTGGATCGCGGGAGGAATTCCTTAGCCAGATGGCCCAAAGAGCACCCGAGGCCGTAGTTGTCGAGTCCGGTGGCATTCCGGGATTACCGCTTCGAGAAGTCCTTGAATTAGTATCCGAGACTCGCCCGAGGGTAGCGGTCATCGCGCTTGGAGAAGACGGTGAGGATGGACGGGACGTCCTTCGCTATTTCGAAGAAGGGATAACCGATTATCTTCCGCTTCCGCAGGTGGGCCGGCTCTCCCAGGTAATCCATAGATTGCGGCATGAACAAGATTTAGAGCATAGCCAACAGGAACTACGAGAGGAAGTCAGGCAGGCACAAGAGGCCCTCCTCGAAAATCAGAAGCTGATGTCGATTGGTAGGCTCGCTGCCTCGATTTCGCACGAGATCAATAATCCGTTGGAATCGATTACAAATCTGTTGTTCCTGCTTCGCGCCGAGCCGAACCTCTCTGAGAGGGCTGAAAATTACGTGGAACTCGCCGAGAAGGAGATGGACAGGGTCGCTCAGATCAGTAAACAGACGCTGAACTTCTACCGGGAGACCCGAACTCCGGTCCGCATCCGCCCTAGCGACCTCCTCGAGGAGGTGCTGGTTCTTTATTCCCGGCGGATCCAGGAGCGCCGGATGCAGGTCATTCGTGAATACATGACTGATGAGACGCTGTTGGTTTACCCCGGCGAGATGCGGCAAGTGTTGTCGAATCTCGTAGCGAACGCGATCGAAGCGACGCCGGCAGGCGGCAAGATCACGCTGCGCACGCGCCGGGCCCGAAAGTGGTCCGATGAAGGCATCGACGGATTGCGTATCGTTGTCGCGGATAATGGGAGCGGCATCGCGGCGGAGACCCGGCAACACCTTGGCCAGCTTTTCTATACGACAAAGGGACAACGAGGGACGGGGCTTGGTCTGTGGGTCACCCGGGCTATAGTTCAGCGATATGGCGGGGAAATTCAACTTTATTCCTCCACCCGGCCTGACCATCACGGGACTGTGTTCAGCATTTTCATGCCCACCAACATGCGGCCGCAACGAGTGCTTCGTGATGGGGAAAGCCCACGAGGCGAGGAGGGCCTGCGTTTCGAAAAGAACCGGCTGGCAGCCCGGGACCTTAGCACTTCGGCGATCCATGAGACCGGACCCGAGAAAGCCTTAGCTTGTTCCTTCAGAGCGAGGTCCGTACCAGGAGTGGCGAGCTGA
- a CDS encoding ExbD/TolR family protein translates to MAINKRDEGKKVNSNINVTPMVDVMLVLLIIFMVITPMLQNKVNVDLAKTDNPTAMPDADKEDSVVVAITRDSRIFLGQNQVSQADLSSKVRDALENKTSKQIFIRADTRAKYGTVTDAIDEVRTAGVDEVGLLTEQRQTLTKPPAAAGGQ, encoded by the coding sequence ATGGCAATCAATAAGCGGGACGAAGGCAAGAAAGTTAATTCGAACATCAACGTGACGCCGATGGTTGACGTCATGCTGGTGCTGCTCATCATCTTCATGGTCATCACGCCGATGTTGCAGAACAAGGTCAACGTCGACCTGGCGAAGACGGATAATCCCACTGCCATGCCGGATGCCGACAAGGAAGATTCGGTCGTGGTTGCCATCACCCGGGATAGTCGGATTTTCCTCGGACAGAACCAGGTCTCCCAGGCAGATCTCTCATCTAAGGTGCGAGATGCGCTGGAAAATAAGACCAGCAAGCAGATTTTTATCCGCGCGGATACTCGCGCGAAGTACGGTACCGTCACCGATGCAATCGATGAAGTGCGTACCGCCGGGGTTGACGAGGTCGGTCTGTTGACTGAGCAGCGCCAGACCCTAACCAAGCCTCCCGCGGCAGCTGGCGGCCAGTGA
- a CDS encoding tetratricopeptide repeat protein — MNRIARFPVLAAAVALSLLPLITGCQKLQARDQLNKGVQAYKSARYEDAINHFQKAVQLDPTYPSAELYLATAYAQSVVPDLQTPDNLSRAQMAIDGFKKVYDRNNKDIGSIKGIAALYLNIGKYDDAKSWQLKAIAVDPNDAEAYYTVGYIDWRQAYRNAVAQLATISMTDSGDGNPKMSKPVCQKLQELNTPLVTEGLQYMQKALDVRPNYDDAMSYMNLLNRRKADLECGNDAARKADVQAAIDWNSKAMGTRKANEEKKAAATPGGVVMDDSK, encoded by the coding sequence ATGAATCGAATCGCACGTTTTCCGGTGTTGGCAGCAGCCGTCGCTCTTTCGCTCCTGCCCCTCATAACCGGGTGCCAGAAATTGCAGGCTCGCGACCAGCTGAACAAGGGTGTACAGGCTTACAAGAGCGCACGCTACGAGGACGCCATCAATCACTTTCAAAAGGCCGTCCAACTAGATCCCACCTATCCATCCGCCGAGCTCTATCTCGCGACCGCCTACGCTCAATCAGTAGTCCCTGATCTACAAACCCCGGATAATCTTTCCCGGGCGCAGATGGCGATCGATGGATTTAAGAAAGTCTATGATCGGAACAACAAGGACATAGGCAGCATCAAGGGAATTGCGGCGCTCTACCTGAATATCGGGAAGTATGATGATGCCAAAAGCTGGCAGCTCAAAGCGATCGCAGTTGACCCCAACGATGCCGAAGCCTACTACACAGTTGGCTATATCGATTGGCGCCAGGCCTACCGCAACGCGGTCGCTCAGCTAGCGACGATCAGCATGACCGATTCCGGAGATGGCAACCCAAAGATGTCCAAGCCTGTTTGCCAGAAGCTGCAGGAATTGAACACGCCTCTGGTCACAGAAGGCCTCCAATACATGCAGAAGGCCCTGGACGTTCGCCCGAATTATGATGACGCGATGTCTTACATGAACCTGCTGAATCGGCGAAAGGCCGATCTGGAGTGCGGCAACGATGCTGCTCGAAAAGCGGACGTGCAAGCGGCGATCGATTGGAACAGCAAAGCCATGGGCACGCGTAAGGCGAACGAAGAGAAAAAGGCGGCAGCTACACCTGGCGGGGTTGTGATGGACGATTCCAAGTAA
- a CDS encoding ExbD/TolR family protein yields the protein MAMGGGAGPGGLSSDINVTPLIDVLLVLLIIFMVIVPVTPKGLDALVPQPPKNHDQQQDNDRTIVIQVTSRPGGGEPGYKINDTDVSKSDLLSKLTGIFATRAERVMFVKGDDKLNFGDVAEVIDIGHAAGVDHIGLITPKIAEGQ from the coding sequence ATGGCAATGGGTGGTGGTGCTGGACCGGGCGGTCTCTCATCGGATATCAATGTCACTCCGCTAATCGACGTTCTGCTGGTGCTCCTTATCATCTTCATGGTAATCGTGCCGGTGACTCCGAAAGGTCTCGATGCGCTGGTTCCGCAGCCTCCGAAGAACCACGACCAGCAGCAGGACAATGATCGTACGATCGTGATCCAGGTGACCTCCAGACCAGGCGGTGGAGAACCCGGATACAAGATCAACGATACGGACGTCTCCAAGAGCGATCTGCTGAGCAAATTGACTGGAATCTTTGCGACTCGCGCTGAACGTGTCATGTTTGTTAAGGGGGACGATAAATTGAACTTTGGCGATGTCGCTGAAGTCATCGATATCGGTCACGCGGCCGGTGTTGATCACATAGGTCTCATTACCCCAAAAATAGCTGAGGGACAATAA
- a CDS encoding DsbA family protein encodes MLASRQIRTVLTTAAFGIALVFTPQSKVMAQFSGAQANTTPVGDKTQLKPPAGARVAIFEFEDLECPDCARANSLLKEAAAKYDIPWVKHDFPLPFHVWSFQAAVNARWFDTKSKKLGDDYRDAVFSNQPSIATVDDLRTFTEKFANDHKVAFPFAVDPQGKLAADVKADYALGQRIGIEHTPTIWVVTNRTGTAPPFVEVVDRTKLYDIIDQALASTKASPAPAAHSTSASLKH; translated from the coding sequence ATGTTGGCTTCCCGACAGATTCGCACTGTTCTGACGACGGCTGCTTTCGGCATTGCTCTCGTCTTCACACCTCAAAGCAAGGTAATGGCGCAATTCTCGGGTGCCCAGGCAAACACGACGCCCGTAGGTGACAAAACCCAGCTGAAACCGCCAGCGGGCGCCCGGGTGGCGATCTTTGAGTTTGAAGATCTGGAATGTCCGGACTGCGCGCGCGCGAATTCCCTGCTAAAAGAGGCTGCGGCAAAGTACGACATTCCGTGGGTCAAGCATGACTTCCCGCTGCCCTTTCACGTCTGGAGCTTCCAAGCCGCCGTGAATGCGCGTTGGTTCGATACCAAGTCGAAGAAGCTGGGTGATGACTATCGGGATGCGGTTTTTAGCAATCAGCCGAGCATCGCCACGGTTGACGATTTGAGGACGTTCACGGAGAAGTTTGCCAACGATCATAAGGTCGCTTTCCCGTTTGCAGTCGATCCTCAGGGAAAGCTCGCCGCCGATGTGAAAGCGGATTATGCGCTGGGTCAACGGATCGGGATTGAGCACACGCCTACCATTTGGGTGGTGACCAACCGAACCGGAACGGCGCCGCCGTTTGTCGAAGTCGTGGACAGAACGAAGCTTTACGACATCATCGATCAGGCGCTTGCATCGACCAAGGCATCTCCGGCCCCGGCTGCACACTCCACTTCTGCGTCCTTAAAGCATTAG
- a CDS encoding energy transducer TonB: MFEDSLVESGGRLKTKSKWWAIGAFIFNGSILVVLILLPLLNPEALPTQAQAMLLAAPPPPPPPPPPPPPTPPVKVVKIQSEMMNNQLTAPSKIPKVIKQITESAAPPPSAGGVAGMGGESGGAAGGVMGGILGGIGTGAPPVVKAAAPKKIAVSSGVMAGNILNKTQPQYPAIAKAARIQGTVVLQATISKTGTIENLTVVSGPPMLQQAAMDAVRSWRYKPYLLNGEPVEVGTQVNVVFSLGG, encoded by the coding sequence ATGTTTGAAGACAGCTTGGTGGAATCAGGCGGCAGGTTGAAGACTAAGAGCAAATGGTGGGCGATTGGCGCGTTCATCTTTAATGGCAGTATCCTGGTCGTTCTTATTCTCCTTCCGCTCTTGAATCCCGAAGCATTACCCACGCAGGCCCAGGCGATGTTGCTTGCGGCGCCTCCACCACCCCCACCCCCTCCGCCTCCTCCGCCTCCGACCCCTCCCGTGAAGGTTGTCAAGATACAGTCGGAAATGATGAATAACCAGCTGACTGCTCCCAGCAAGATCCCAAAGGTCATTAAGCAAATCACTGAGTCTGCCGCGCCTCCTCCGTCTGCGGGCGGCGTGGCCGGCATGGGCGGTGAATCCGGCGGGGCCGCCGGTGGCGTAATGGGTGGGATTCTCGGTGGTATCGGCACAGGAGCCCCGCCCGTCGTTAAGGCGGCAGCACCGAAGAAGATTGCCGTCTCGTCAGGCGTGATGGCGGGCAACATCCTGAATAAGACCCAACCCCAATACCCAGCCATCGCCAAGGCTGCTCGTATTCAGGGTACAGTCGTCCTCCAGGCCACCATTTCGAAGACGGGCACCATCGAAAACCTTACGGTCGTCAGTGGTCCTCCAATGCTCCAGCAGGCGGCCATGGATGCGGTGCGGTCCTGGCGCTATAAGCCTTATTTGCTGAATGGCGAACCAGTTGAGGTTGGAACTCAAGTCAACGTAGTCTTCAGCCTCGGCGGCTGA
- a CDS encoding MotA/TolQ/ExbB proton channel family protein, translating into MILAHLTQVAVHSATLSFFQEAPAVGFSPLDLWHNMGNLAKGVVIILFIMSIWSLAVIIDRALYFSAAKKQSREFAPRVAGALKEGKLDEAIKVADRNKKSHLAEVVTAGLQEFRNYGSGGAISEEQIESSQRALERSEAIVHAKLKRGLGGLATIGSTAPFIGLFGTVVGILNAFQQIATQKTSGIGAVAGGISEALVTTAFGLLVAIPAVMTFNYFTGKVEAFDVEMDNSSSELIDYFIKQSKR; encoded by the coding sequence GTGATTCTCGCTCACCTCACTCAAGTCGCAGTTCACTCGGCAACCCTCAGCTTCTTCCAGGAGGCGCCGGCCGTTGGCTTCAGCCCTCTCGACCTCTGGCATAACATGGGTAACCTTGCCAAGGGCGTGGTTATCATCCTGTTCATCATGTCGATCTGGTCTTTGGCCGTCATCATTGACCGGGCCCTCTACTTCAGTGCCGCCAAGAAGCAGTCGCGTGAATTTGCTCCCCGCGTGGCTGGTGCGCTCAAGGAAGGCAAGCTTGACGAAGCCATCAAAGTCGCGGACCGCAACAAGAAATCTCATCTTGCCGAAGTCGTTACCGCCGGCCTCCAGGAGTTTCGCAACTACGGCAGCGGCGGCGCCATCAGCGAGGAGCAGATTGAGTCAAGTCAGCGTGCGCTTGAGCGGTCCGAGGCGATCGTTCATGCCAAGCTGAAGCGCGGCCTGGGCGGCTTGGCCACCATTGGTTCCACGGCTCCCTTCATCGGCCTCTTCGGAACCGTCGTCGGTATCTTGAACGCCTTCCAGCAGATCGCGACTCAAAAGACCTCCGGCATCGGCGCAGTAGCCGGTGGTATTTCGGAAGCACTAGTCACCACCGCTTTCGGCTTGCTAGTGGCGATCCCGGCAGTTATGACCTTCAACTATTTCACCGGTAAAGTGGAAGCTTTCGACGTCGAGATGGATAACTCATCGAGCGAACTGATCGACTACTTTATTAAGCAGTCGAAGCGGTAG
- a CDS encoding acetyl-CoA carboxylase biotin carboxyl carrier protein subunit, with product MMEPLPLSDESSSTSGAGTTTTLEIEIEGAQRLLQLRTDLVDGSYDVLLDGQLIHAEARMIRPGILSLLVNGHAYRCLLDESAEETSVQLEGRRYLFRAEDLRSLSTRRKKHSPTGGIQTIKAPMPGRIIRVLVGAGEHVVAQQALVAIEAMKMQNELKASRAGKVIEVRIEAGATVRAGETLVRIES from the coding sequence ATGATGGAACCACTCCCCCTCTCGGACGAGAGTTCGTCCACTTCAGGAGCCGGAACCACCACGACTCTCGAAATTGAAATCGAAGGCGCCCAGCGCCTGCTTCAGCTGCGTACGGATCTCGTCGATGGCTCCTATGACGTCCTCTTGGATGGCCAACTCATCCATGCCGAGGCGCGAATGATTCGACCCGGCATTCTCAGCTTGCTCGTGAATGGTCATGCTTACCGTTGCCTTCTGGATGAATCGGCAGAAGAGACCTCCGTTCAACTCGAGGGAAGGCGCTACCTCTTCCGTGCGGAAGATTTACGCTCTCTCAGCACCCGGCGTAAGAAGCACAGCCCCACGGGTGGCATTCAGACGATCAAGGCCCCTATGCCAGGACGAATCATTCGGGTGCTTGTCGGCGCCGGGGAGCACGTGGTAGCTCAGCAAGCCCTCGTCGCTATCGAGGCCATGAAAATGCAGAATGAACTAAAAGCCAGTCGGGCTGGCAAAGTCATTGAAGTCCGCATAGAAGCTGGAGCAACCGTCCGCGCTGGAGAAACGCTGGTGAGGATTGAATCGTAG